One segment of Arthrobacter sp. MMS18-M83 DNA contains the following:
- a CDS encoding NAD(P)/FAD-dependent oxidoreductase, with the protein METLAIVGASLAGLSAARAARAQGFCGRLLIIGDEQHRPYDRPPLSKEFLAGKIGTKHLLLEAEETGSDDPLQAEWLLGTPARSFDAASKTITLGDGRTVVADGVVIATGASARTLPELAGLSNVFTLRTLEDAQDLAPELVPGGRLLVVGAGFIGAEVASTAKGLGMDVTIICKSPMPLTAPLGPEMAAVMATLHGINGVELICDTGIDSYYSYEGNVTGVRLSDGQYRSADVVLLGIGAVPNVGWLAGSGLAIDDGVTCDSMGRTNVPGVVAVGDCAAWFDARSGRYHRVEHWTGAQERSALAVAGLLDHSAPPQQLNLPYFWSDQYGVTLQFAGHARDAERIEIEAGQPDTHSFLAVYYRGEDPVAVLGVNQPRLFTRWRRQLNARNSQPVLATP; encoded by the coding sequence ATGGAGACACTGGCGATCGTGGGGGCATCATTGGCGGGTCTTTCCGCCGCCCGCGCTGCCCGGGCGCAGGGCTTTTGTGGCCGGCTACTCATCATTGGAGATGAGCAGCACCGGCCCTATGACCGTCCACCCCTGTCCAAGGAGTTCCTGGCAGGAAAAATCGGCACCAAGCACTTGCTCCTGGAAGCCGAGGAGACGGGTTCGGATGACCCCCTCCAGGCCGAATGGCTGCTAGGCACGCCTGCGAGGAGCTTTGACGCAGCCAGCAAGACCATCACTCTCGGTGACGGGCGCACGGTGGTGGCCGACGGCGTCGTCATTGCCACCGGAGCCTCAGCCCGAACGCTGCCCGAACTTGCGGGCCTATCAAATGTCTTTACCCTGCGGACGCTTGAGGATGCGCAGGATCTGGCTCCGGAACTCGTTCCGGGCGGCCGCCTGCTGGTGGTTGGCGCTGGATTCATCGGCGCGGAGGTGGCGTCAACAGCCAAGGGCCTGGGAATGGATGTGACAATCATCTGCAAAAGCCCGATGCCGCTGACCGCTCCGCTCGGTCCGGAGATGGCTGCCGTCATGGCCACGCTCCATGGGATCAACGGCGTGGAGCTGATTTGTGACACAGGAATCGACTCGTATTACAGCTACGAAGGAAATGTGACCGGTGTCCGGCTCAGCGACGGGCAGTACCGTTCCGCCGACGTCGTCCTCCTCGGAATCGGGGCAGTCCCCAACGTCGGGTGGCTGGCCGGTTCGGGCCTGGCGATCGACGACGGCGTCACGTGCGATTCGATGGGACGGACGAACGTCCCCGGAGTGGTTGCCGTGGGAGACTGTGCGGCCTGGTTCGACGCGCGCAGCGGGCGGTACCACCGCGTGGAGCATTGGACTGGCGCACAGGAACGTTCCGCCTTGGCCGTCGCCGGACTCCTGGATCACTCGGCCCCTCCCCAACAGCTCAACCTGCCGTACTTCTGGTCCGATCAGTACGGAGTGACGCTCCAGTTTGCGGGGCATGCCCGGGACGCAGAGCGCATCGAGATCGAAGCCGGGCAGCCCGATACGCACAGCTTCCTCGCGGTGTACTACCGGGGCGAGGATCCTGTAGCTGTCCTCGGAGTGAACCAGCCGCGTCTATTCACCCGTTGGCGCCGGCAACTCAACGCCCGCAACTCCCAGCCTGTCCTGGCAACCCCGTAA
- a CDS encoding bifunctional 3-phenylpropionate/cinnamic acid dioxygenase ferredoxin subunit — protein MHSACPLSSLAPGDAIRLETSPPIAVFHTEEGELFALDDTCTHQDASLADGWVEDCWVECPLHASKFNLRTGAADAPPAKLPIRVHEVLVIDGHIMVKESEDAPNLPPGLTVDGHV, from the coding sequence ATGCACAGTGCTTGCCCGCTCAGCTCGTTGGCCCCGGGGGACGCGATTCGTCTTGAGACGTCCCCGCCCATTGCCGTATTTCACACCGAAGAGGGCGAGCTCTTCGCCCTTGACGACACCTGCACTCACCAAGACGCCTCCCTCGCCGACGGCTGGGTGGAGGACTGCTGGGTCGAGTGCCCCCTCCATGCTTCGAAGTTCAACCTCCGCACCGGAGCAGCCGACGCTCCTCCCGCCAAACTGCCCATCAGGGTCCACGAAGTCCTGGTGATTGACGGCCACATCATGGTCAAGGAATCCGAGGACGCCCCCAACCTGCCGCCCGGACTGACCGTCGACGGGCACGTCTAG